The following coding sequences are from one Bacteroidia bacterium window:
- a CDS encoding NUDIX hydrolase — MDKPTKFTIRAYAIITNEKNEVLISDEFVFGIRVTKFPGGGVELGEGIIDCLHREALEELGQEIEIVSHFYTTDFFQQGLFRSDVQVVSVYYIAKLKEAPRFKISSKPFDYEDEIEGAQSFRWVNLKQLNLEEITLPIDKVVAWRLISGSKM, encoded by the coding sequence ATGGATAAACCAACAAAATTCACAATAAGAGCTTATGCTATTATTACCAACGAAAAAAACGAGGTTTTGATAAGTGATGAATTTGTTTTTGGTATTCGTGTTACAAAATTTCCTGGTGGTGGTGTTGAGTTGGGTGAGGGAATAATTGATTGTCTTCACCGTGAAGCCTTGGAAGAATTAGGTCAGGAGATTGAGATTGTGAGTCACTTTTATACTACAGATTTTTTTCAGCAGGGATTATTCAGAAGCGATGTGCAAGTTGTTTCGGTTTATTATATTGCCAAACTAAAAGAAGCTCCAAGATTTAAAATTTCTTCAAAACCTTTCGATTATGAAGATGAAATTGAAGGTGCACAATCATTCAGATGGGTTAATTTGAAACAACTAAATCTGGAGGAGATAACTTTACCTATAGATAAAGTTGTTGCATGGAGGTTGATCTCAGGTTCAAAAATGTGA
- a CDS encoding GNAT family N-acetyltransferase produces the protein MEIVKLNRQQLKEFIHSDEYKSMPYIPISYHRALSHINNPRANDDDILLILVYEKELIGYLGIIPDFVYVNNIPEKMAWMSCIWIHPNARGKGIAKKMTELSIDLYNGKIFATEFTPEAEALYNKLGKFDKLVNKSGIRIYRRSCVHKVIPSRFPKTSFLLPLFSLHDVFINLFHDLFLNKRNKFSPGYTVEFPDNTCFKFCETFLQNQLMQRSETEMKWFLNFPWIKETIFPTKDSKRYHFSSEARSFQTISIVIKQNAEIVAFFIVTVRDKHMKTPYLYVKSGHEKIVCETLNNLMCEYKTDILTTYNDSIKSNYRNSISFLKSKNITRKYLQSKVFNLFVNESMLQDGDGDCGFV, from the coding sequence ATGGAGATTGTAAAATTAAACAGACAGCAACTTAAAGAGTTTATTCATTCCGATGAATACAAGTCTATGCCTTATATTCCAATCTCGTACCATCGGGCATTATCTCATATTAATAACCCAAGAGCAAATGATGATGACATATTGTTAATTCTTGTATATGAAAAGGAATTGATTGGATATTTAGGCATTATACCTGATTTTGTTTATGTAAATAACATTCCTGAAAAGATGGCATGGATGAGTTGTATATGGATTCACCCAAACGCGAGAGGAAAAGGAATTGCAAAAAAAATGACCGAATTGTCAATAGATTTGTATAATGGAAAAATATTTGCGACAGAATTTACACCCGAAGCTGAAGCTCTATATAATAAACTTGGTAAATTTGATAAGCTTGTAAATAAATCTGGTATTCGGATTTACAGGCGTTCATGTGTGCATAAAGTAATCCCGTCACGGTTTCCTAAAACTTCTTTTTTACTTCCTTTATTTAGTCTGCATGATGTTTTTATAAATTTATTTCACGACTTGTTTTTAAATAAAAGAAATAAGTTTTCACCGGGATATACTGTTGAATTTCCTGACAATACTTGTTTTAAATTTTGTGAAACATTCTTGCAAAACCAGTTAATGCAAAGATCAGAAACAGAAATGAAATGGTTTTTGAATTTTCCATGGATTAAGGAAACTATTTTTCCCACTAAAGATAGTAAAAGGTATCATTTCAGTTCAGAAGCAAGATCTTTTCAAACGATTTCTATTGTAATAAAACAAAATGCTGAAATTGTCGCATTCTTCATTGTAACAGTTCGTGATAAACACATGAAAACTCCTTATTTATATGTTAAGTCAGGTCATGAGAAAATAGTATGCGAAACATTAAATAATTTAATGTGTGAATATAAAACGGACATATTAACAACGTATAATGATTCAATAAAAAGCAATTATAGAAATAGTATTTCTTTTCTTAAATCTAAAAATATTACCCGTAAATATCTTCAGTCAAAAGTATTTAATTTATTTGTTAATGAGTCTATGTTGCAGGATGGTGACGGCGATTGTGGGTTTGTTTAA
- a CDS encoding polysaccharide deacetylase family protein: MKKSVFNTLSPFSNGLTSSFYQKLSGKKLIFPFYHSVAFKPLLHIDSLYTTRSQPEFINDLNYLQKYFKVIEPQKAFQLYKEKQQPLSPSFLLSFDDGLAGFYYHEAPMLLEKGIPAVIFLNTAFIDNKDLFYRYKASLLINHLKENSETIRLISVFLADNGIQKNNVFEALLAITYNNKDLLDKAAKICCYSFADYLEKEKPYLTSEQITELSGKGFVFGAHSIDHPKFSDINYDDQLRQTQVSVEIVKTNFSQSLSLFAFPFTDDGVKANLFDKYFSENNPILDFSFGGAGLKNEQIERHIQRIPMEGIKASGKKIIKTEYLYYLIKSVFGKNTIHR; this comes from the coding sequence ATGAAGAAATCTGTTTTTAATACTTTATCACCTTTTTCTAATGGACTTACAAGTTCATTTTACCAGAAATTATCGGGTAAAAAACTAATATTTCCTTTTTATCATTCAGTAGCTTTTAAACCGCTTTTACATATTGATTCGTTGTATACAACTCGCTCACAACCTGAATTTATTAATGACTTAAATTACCTTCAAAAGTATTTTAAGGTTATAGAACCTCAAAAAGCTTTTCAGCTTTATAAAGAGAAGCAGCAACCTTTAAGTCCTTCATTTTTGCTTTCTTTTGATGATGGATTAGCCGGTTTTTATTATCATGAAGCACCAATGCTTTTAGAAAAAGGAATTCCAGCGGTTATTTTTTTAAATACTGCGTTTATAGATAATAAAGATTTGTTTTACAGATATAAAGCAAGTTTGTTAATTAATCATTTAAAGGAAAATTCTGAAACAATACGATTAATTTCAGTTTTTCTAGCAGATAACGGAATACAAAAAAATAATGTTTTTGAAGCTTTGCTTGCAATCACTTATAATAACAAGGATTTGTTAGATAAAGCTGCAAAAATATGTTGCTATAGTTTTGCTGATTATTTGGAGAAAGAAAAGCCATATTTAACTTCAGAACAAATTACAGAACTATCAGGTAAAGGATTTGTTTTTGGTGCTCATAGTATTGATCATCCTAAATTTTCTGACATAAATTATGATGATCAGCTAAGGCAAACTCAAGTATCAGTTGAAATAGTAAAAACAAATTTTTCGCAATCACTTTCATTGTTCGCTTTTCCATTTACCGATGATGGTGTTAAAGCCAATTTATTTGATAAATATTTTAGTGAAAACAACCCGATTTTAGATTTTTCTTTTGGTGGAGCAGGGCTGAAAAATGAGCAGATTGAAAGACATATTCAAAGAATCCCAATGGAAGGAATTAAAGCTTCAGGTAAAAAAATAATCAAAACTGAGTATCTTTACTATCTGATAAAATCTGTTTTCGGAAAAAATACTATTCATAGGTAA